A region from the uncultured Draconibacterium sp. genome encodes:
- the smpB gene encoding SsrA-binding protein SmpB has product MSHKPQQNISIKNRKASFNYELVERFVAGIKLVGTEIKSIRNGKVNLTDSYCTLINGEMYVINLHISEYEMGTCNNHIAKRDRKLLLNKKEIQKLDKKIKESGFTIVPTKLFVNDRGLAKLEIALARGKKTYDKRETLKSKDAKRDMDRMMKF; this is encoded by the coding sequence ATGTCGCATAAACCACAGCAAAATATTAGCATAAAAAACCGAAAAGCATCGTTTAATTACGAGCTTGTTGAACGTTTTGTGGCCGGTATAAAATTGGTGGGTACCGAAATAAAATCTATCCGAAACGGAAAAGTGAACCTGACCGATTCGTATTGTACATTAATTAATGGCGAAATGTATGTAATCAATCTTCATATTTCAGAATACGAGATGGGCACCTGCAACAACCATATTGCCAAACGCGACCGCAAATTATTGCTCAATAAAAAAGAGATTCAGAAACTGGATAAAAAAATTAAGGAATCGGGATTTACTATTGTGCCTACCAAATTGTTTGTTAACGACCGGGGCCTGGCCAAACTGGAGATTGCACTGGCTCGTGGTAAAAAAACCTACGATAAACGAGAAACCCTAAAAAGCAAGGATGCCAAACGCGATATGGATCGGATGATGAAATTTTGA
- a CDS encoding metallophosphatase — MLHRNWMGESVMNRRRFIKNIAAGTAGISFGAVPYELFAHDDFTSISILHTNDIHCHIEPFTGTSERYQNKGGLARIARLASIQKQKNPNTLLLDAGDMFQGTPYFNYFKGELMLKVMSQAGYDAGTIGNHEFDNGLEGIKDPLPNAGFPIISSNYDFSDTILKGSFPRYKIFRKSGIKIGLYGIGIELNNLVGKKNYGETVYNNPLEVAREMESFLKNDKKCDLVICLSHLGLRYRDNKVSDMDLAVNTSFTDLIIGGHTHTYLEKPLEEKNKLGNPVIINQAWWGGLVVGKIDFVFEKSKNNKKAVYADLL, encoded by the coding sequence ATGTTGCACCGAAACTGGATGGGAGAATCAGTTATGAATAGAAGACGTTTTATTAAAAATATAGCAGCAGGAACAGCAGGTATTAGCTTTGGAGCAGTACCTTACGAACTTTTTGCCCACGACGATTTTACCAGCATCTCTATTTTACACACCAACGATATTCATTGCCACATTGAACCATTTACCGGAACCAGTGAGCGTTACCAGAATAAAGGAGGATTGGCCCGAATTGCCCGCTTAGCTTCCATTCAAAAGCAAAAAAATCCGAATACCTTGCTGCTCGATGCCGGAGATATGTTTCAGGGTACCCCGTATTTTAATTACTTTAAAGGAGAGCTAATGCTTAAAGTAATGAGCCAGGCAGGTTACGATGCAGGAACAATTGGTAATCACGAATTTGATAATGGCCTTGAAGGGATTAAAGATCCGCTGCCAAATGCCGGATTTCCGATAATTAGTTCGAATTACGATTTTTCTGATACCATTTTGAAAGGCAGTTTCCCGCGCTACAAAATTTTCAGAAAGTCAGGAATAAAAATTGGCCTTTATGGTATTGGTATTGAACTTAATAATCTCGTTGGAAAGAAAAACTACGGAGAAACCGTATACAACAATCCGTTAGAAGTGGCCAGGGAAATGGAATCTTTTCTGAAAAACGATAAAAAATGTGATTTGGTTATTTGCCTTTCGCACCTGGGCTTACGTTATCGCGATAATAAAGTAAGTGATATGGATTTGGCCGTAAACACCTCGTTTACCGATTTAATTATTGGCGGACACACCCACACCTATTTGGAAAAACCGCTGGAAGAAAAGAATAAGCTCGGAAATCCCGTTATAATTAACCAGGCCTGGTGGGGGGGGCTCGTTGTTGGAAAAATTGATTTTGTTTTCGAAAAATCCAAAAACAATAAAAAGGCAGTTTACGCTGATTTGCTTTAA
- a CDS encoding 3'-5' exonuclease yields MLQNLNIEDILFLDIETVPLAPEYTELTEKWQQLWERKMQFQIDSGQHAQELYERAGIYAEFGKIVCISAGYVVQKMGEPFFRVKSFYDDDEKKLIQNFFNALDGFSRAGKRRLCAHNGQEFDFPYISRRALVNNLNLPKVLDIAGAKPWEVKDVLIDTLQLWKFGDYKHYTSLSLLCELFNIPTPKDDIDGSQVAKVYWEENDIDRIVKYCEKDTMAVANLLLKYKGDKIIPFENLESV; encoded by the coding sequence ATGCTTCAAAATTTAAATATCGAAGACATACTTTTTCTCGACATTGAAACAGTTCCTTTGGCTCCGGAATACACCGAGCTAACCGAAAAATGGCAACAACTGTGGGAACGTAAAATGCAATTTCAGATTGATAGCGGGCAACACGCACAGGAGTTATACGAACGCGCCGGAATTTATGCCGAATTTGGGAAAATCGTTTGCATCTCGGCCGGTTATGTGGTGCAGAAAATGGGAGAACCATTTTTTCGTGTTAAATCTTTTTATGATGATGACGAAAAAAAATTGATCCAGAATTTTTTTAATGCCCTTGATGGCTTTTCCCGAGCAGGAAAACGCAGGCTTTGTGCCCACAACGGCCAGGAATTCGATTTCCCTTATATTTCGCGAAGAGCGTTGGTAAACAATCTGAACCTGCCCAAAGTACTAGACATTGCCGGCGCCAAACCCTGGGAGGTGAAGGATGTACTTATCGATACGCTACAACTCTGGAAATTCGGCGATTATAAACATTACACTTCCTTATCGTTGCTGTGCGAGTTATTTAATATCCCCACACCAAAAGATGATATAGATGGTAGCCAGGTGGCAAAAGTTTACTGGGAAGAAAACGACATTGACCGCATTGTGAAATATTGCGAAAAAGATACAATGGCTGTTGCCAATCTGCTGCTAAAATACAAAGGCGATAAAATTATTCCTTTCGAAAATTTAGAGAGCGTTTAG
- a CDS encoding 50S ribosomal protein L25/general stress protein Ctc translates to MKSVVVKGELRSSLGKKDSKKLRQEEKAPAVLYGGEQPIHFAVPFSELRQLVYTPNVYLIDLDIDGTVYKAIMQDIQWHPVDELVLHVDFLAISDDKAIKVDVPVKIEGYAKGLRKGGKLNTNLRRLRVKALASNLPDAIKVDVSNLDIAQGIKVGDLNIDGVELLDAKSNVVVSVAITRAAKSAAGVATDEEDEGGEEAPESAEE, encoded by the coding sequence ATGAAATCAGTAGTAGTAAAAGGAGAGTTAAGATCATCTCTCGGAAAAAAAGATTCAAAAAAACTTCGTCAGGAAGAAAAAGCTCCTGCAGTATTATACGGTGGTGAGCAACCAATTCACTTTGCAGTACCTTTTTCTGAACTTCGCCAATTAGTTTATACGCCAAATGTTTACCTTATCGATCTTGATATTGATGGTACAGTATACAAAGCAATTATGCAGGATATACAGTGGCATCCGGTAGACGAACTTGTACTGCATGTTGACTTTTTGGCTATCAGCGATGATAAAGCAATTAAAGTTGATGTTCCGGTTAAAATTGAAGGCTACGCAAAAGGTTTACGAAAAGGTGGTAAATTAAATACCAACCTACGACGTCTGCGTGTAAAAGCACTGGCAAGCAACTTGCCTGATGCCATTAAAGTGGATGTTTCGAATCTGGATATTGCACAAGGTATTAAAGTTGGCGATTTAAATATTGACGGTGTTGAGTTGCTTGATGCCAAATCGAACGTTGTAGTTAGTGTAGCTATTACAAGGGCTGCAAAATCTGCCGCTGGTGTTGCAACAGATGAAGAAGATGAAGGAGGAGAAGAAGCTCCGGAATCAGCTGAAGAATAA
- the udk gene encoding uridine kinase — MLVIGIAGGTGSGKTTVVKKISERFFDNEVAILSHDSYYFDNSELSLEERRQKNFDHPDAIEFNLMIDHVKQLKKGLAIEEPVYSFISCTRQTETNTVEPKKVLIIEGILCLTNKTLRDLMDIKVFVDCDSDVRLARVIQRDIQERGRNVDQVLKRYKETVRPSHIQFIEPTKRFADIIVPQGGKNKIAIQILTNHILQTLNHS, encoded by the coding sequence ATGCTGGTAATTGGCATTGCAGGTGGCACAGGCTCAGGAAAAACCACGGTGGTAAAAAAAATCAGTGAAAGATTCTTCGATAATGAAGTCGCCATACTATCTCATGACTCGTATTATTTCGACAACAGCGAATTATCGTTGGAAGAACGCAGGCAAAAAAACTTCGACCACCCCGATGCCATTGAATTTAACCTGATGATTGATCATGTTAAGCAATTGAAAAAAGGATTAGCAATTGAAGAGCCTGTATATTCATTTATATCCTGTACCCGCCAGACCGAAACAAATACCGTTGAACCCAAAAAAGTTTTAATTATTGAAGGAATTTTGTGTTTAACTAATAAAACGTTACGCGACCTGATGGATATTAAGGTATTTGTAGATTGCGACTCGGATGTAAGGCTTGCACGGGTTATTCAACGCGACATTCAGGAACGCGGACGAAATGTAGATCAGGTTTTAAAACGCTACAAAGAAACGGTGCGGCCCAGTCATATTCAGTTTATTGAGCCCACCAAACGTTTTGCCGATATTATTGTCCCCCAGGGTGGAAAAAACAAAATTGCCATACAAATTTTAACCAACCACATTTTACAAACTTTAAACCACAGCTAA
- the yihA gene encoding ribosome biogenesis GTP-binding protein YihA/YsxC, giving the protein MEIKEAQFVMSNTEVDKCPAPNKPEYAFIGRSNVGKSSLINMLTNKKSLAKISGKPGKTRLINHFLINKEWYLVDLPGYGYAQVPKNERLKWERMLKNYILKRENLYCLFVLIDSRHEAQKADLDFMEWLGISEIPFNIIFTKTDKLKPIELETNLKAYEQKMFETWETMPGYFISSSAKETGKEDILNFIESVNRGE; this is encoded by the coding sequence ATGGAGATAAAAGAAGCTCAGTTTGTGATGAGCAATACTGAAGTTGATAAATGTCCGGCACCCAATAAACCGGAGTATGCTTTCATTGGTCGCTCTAATGTGGGCAAATCATCTTTAATAAATATGCTCACCAACAAAAAGTCGTTGGCCAAAATATCAGGCAAACCCGGAAAAACGCGTTTAATTAACCATTTTCTGATAAATAAAGAGTGGTATCTGGTTGACTTGCCCGGCTATGGTTATGCCCAGGTGCCAAAAAACGAACGGTTGAAGTGGGAGCGCATGCTTAAAAACTACATTCTTAAACGAGAAAATCTGTATTGCCTCTTTGTGCTTATCGATTCGCGTCATGAGGCACAAAAAGCCGATCTCGATTTTATGGAATGGCTGGGAATCAGCGAAATCCCTTTCAATATTATTTTTACAAAAACGGATAAACTAAAACCTATAGAGTTAGAAACAAACTTAAAAGCCTACGAGCAGAAAATGTTTGAAACCTGGGAAACAATGCCTGGATATTTTATATCGTCATCGGCAAAAGAAACAGGAAAAGAAGATATTCTGAATTTTATAGAAAGTGTGAACAGGGGAGAGTAG
- a CDS encoding 5'-nucleotidase C-terminal domain-containing protein gives MSEEISGIDSTIVKLYAPYKKILEKDMNRVIATSETELRKGKPESLLTNFLGDVLLEQGAKVAKNEQLEVEPSVSFFNYGGIRSGLPAGEITVGNIFELMPFENQMVFLLLEGEQMHKFLHYIAKGGGGSVSGVQMKIANEQATNVKIGGEKLDYNKSYWLVTNDYVAAGGDGLESLQKNLGFINSEVKIRDVIIDYLEELTAANKNVAPKLDGRISYE, from the coding sequence GTGTCAGAGGAAATTAGCGGCATTGATAGCACTATTGTAAAGCTTTACGCACCGTACAAAAAAATTCTGGAAAAAGACATGAATCGTGTTATAGCCACCTCGGAAACAGAACTAAGAAAAGGCAAACCGGAAAGTTTACTAACCAATTTTCTGGGAGATGTTTTGCTGGAGCAGGGGGCTAAAGTGGCTAAAAATGAACAATTAGAGGTTGAGCCCTCTGTTTCGTTTTTTAATTACGGAGGAATTCGATCGGGCTTGCCTGCCGGAGAAATTACCGTTGGTAATATTTTTGAACTTATGCCTTTTGAGAATCAAATGGTTTTTTTACTACTCGAAGGCGAACAAATGCACAAATTTCTGCATTATATAGCTAAAGGTGGTGGTGGTAGTGTTAGTGGGGTGCAAATGAAAATTGCAAACGAACAGGCTACCAACGTTAAAATAGGAGGAGAGAAATTGGACTATAATAAAAGCTATTGGCTGGTAACCAACGACTATGTTGCAGCAGGTGGCGACGGACTTGAATCGCTGCAAAAGAATCTTGGTTTTATTAACAGCGAAGTAAAAATTCGGGATGTAATTATTGACTATTTGGAAGAACTTACAGCGGCCAATAAAAATGTTGCACCGAAACTGGATGGGAGAATCAGTTATGAATAG
- a CDS encoding N-acetylmuramoyl-L-alanine amidase, whose product MSNLHIKLVVKYFFICFFVIIAFPLINSAQTKEVVALKGDGIYRLLTRYGLSSAAYMDDFIALNKANLGKNNTLLAGVKYKLPDSAEASQTGGGSPTETKATGKTVHYDIFGSNYADVEIKSNDLKGAVYYLVGGHGGPDPGAVGKYNGYYVYEDEYAYDVTLRLARRLIEEGATVYLITRDKNDGIRDAVSLKADKDEVCYPNRTIPLNHVKRLRQRTDAVNQLYKKHKGSFQRMIAVHIDSRSKKENIDIFFYHDKRSKTGKKASEILRDTIEKKYREHQPNRGYTGTVSSRNLYVVRNTWPTAIFIELGNMNHQRDVKRLVIPDNRQAVANWLALGLISDFRTNK is encoded by the coding sequence GTGTCAAACTTACATATAAAATTAGTTGTCAAATATTTTTTTATATGTTTTTTCGTAATTATTGCATTTCCCTTAATTAATAGTGCCCAAACAAAAGAAGTAGTTGCTTTAAAAGGCGATGGAATTTATCGGCTACTAACGCGCTACGGATTGTCGTCGGCAGCATACATGGATGATTTTATTGCGTTAAACAAGGCCAACCTGGGCAAAAACAACACTTTACTTGCAGGCGTAAAATATAAACTTCCCGATTCAGCTGAAGCATCGCAGACCGGCGGTGGAAGCCCAACAGAAACAAAGGCCACCGGAAAAACTGTTCATTACGATATTTTTGGCAGCAATTATGCCGATGTGGAGATTAAAAGTAACGACCTTAAAGGAGCCGTATATTACCTCGTTGGGGGCCATGGTGGCCCCGACCCCGGTGCTGTTGGAAAATACAATGGCTACTACGTTTACGAAGACGAATATGCATACGACGTTACCTTGCGATTGGCCCGCAGACTTATTGAAGAAGGTGCCACTGTTTACCTTATTACCCGCGATAAGAACGATGGCATACGTGATGCTGTTAGTTTGAAAGCCGATAAAGATGAGGTTTGTTATCCGAATAGGACCATTCCGTTAAACCACGTAAAAAGGCTTCGTCAACGCACTGATGCTGTCAATCAGCTCTACAAAAAACACAAAGGTTCCTTTCAACGGATGATTGCCGTGCATATTGACTCGCGAAGCAAAAAAGAAAATATCGACATCTTTTTTTACCACGACAAACGGAGTAAAACAGGGAAAAAAGCTTCAGAAATACTTCGTGATACCATTGAGAAAAAATACCGCGAGCATCAACCCAACCGGGGATACACAGGCACAGTATCATCAAGAAATTTATATGTTGTGCGCAATACCTGGCCAACAGCTATTTTTATCGAATTGGGCAACATGAACCACCAACGCGATGTAAAACGCCTGGTTATTCCCGATAACCGTCAGGCTGTAGCCAACTGGCTGGCTCTGGGATTAATAAGCGATTTCAGAACAAATAAATAA
- a CDS encoding DUF4924 family protein, translated as MLIAKQKRKENIAEYILYLYQIEDMIRAFKMDMELIEERLVSSYKADDQTKAAITDWYANLVLMMDKEQIRENGHLQFLSNLVADVNDFHLKLMETSKDGMYVQTFKTVSGLITELKEKNPEAKNDVDLGITAVYGFLLLKMQQKEISVDTLEAIKRISKWLGDLSKLYRDFENGDFDF; from the coding sequence ATGTTGATAGCAAAACAAAAAAGAAAAGAGAATATTGCCGAATACATCCTGTATTTGTACCAAATTGAAGACATGATCAGGGCTTTTAAAATGGATATGGAATTAATTGAAGAGCGATTAGTTTCCAGCTACAAAGCTGATGATCAAACAAAGGCAGCCATTACCGACTGGTATGCCAATCTGGTGCTTATGATGGATAAAGAGCAGATCCGGGAAAATGGTCATCTTCAGTTTCTTAGCAACCTGGTTGCTGATGTAAACGATTTTCATTTGAAACTGATGGAGACTTCAAAAGATGGAATGTACGTTCAAACATTCAAAACTGTTTCGGGGCTGATAACTGAGTTAAAAGAAAAAAATCCGGAAGCTAAAAATGATGTTGACCTTGGAATTACTGCAGTTTATGGTTTTCTGCTGCTAAAAATGCAACAAAAAGAAATTTCGGTTGACACACTGGAAGCCATAAAGCGAATTAGTAAATGGTTGGGCGACTTGTCGAAACTATATCGTGACTTTGAAAACGGTGATTTCGATTTCTAA
- a CDS encoding DCC1-like thiol-disulfide oxidoreductase family protein → MTILFDGVCKLCNSAVDFILEKAQGDNFTLITLQSKEGQELLDSYDLPRTLDSVVLIKNHSVFTASDAFLEICKHLKAPWKWLTVFRIIPKTWRNAVYRQIAAKRYKWFGKRTSCRSF, encoded by the coding sequence ATGACGATATTATTTGATGGCGTTTGCAAGCTTTGCAATTCGGCGGTTGATTTTATACTGGAAAAAGCGCAAGGAGATAACTTTACACTCATCACCCTACAATCGAAGGAGGGACAAGAATTACTCGACAGTTACGATTTACCAAGAACCTTAGATTCTGTAGTTCTGATTAAAAACCACTCGGTTTTTACAGCATCCGATGCATTTTTAGAAATTTGCAAACACCTAAAAGCCCCATGGAAATGGCTGACTGTATTTAGAATTATTCCTAAAACGTGGCGCAATGCCGTGTATAGGCAAATAGCTGCCAAACGTTACAAATGGTTTGGAAAAAGAACCAGTTGCCGTAGTTTTTAG
- the pth gene encoding aminoacyl-tRNA hydrolase: MKYLIAGLGNIGPEYKNTRHNIGFQILDALAEASNISFNDQRYGFVAEYKFKGRTFILLKPTTYMNLSGRAVNYWLQKEKIDTKNMLVLVDDLALPFGTLRVRAKGGAGGHNGLENINQVLGRNDYARLRFGIGDDFYKGQQVNYVLGEWSKEELKELPFKIDDSIEIIKSFGTIGVDRTMNFHNKK, translated from the coding sequence ATGAAGTACTTAATTGCCGGACTCGGTAATATTGGTCCGGAATACAAAAATACACGCCATAATATTGGCTTTCAAATATTGGACGCACTCGCTGAGGCGTCCAATATTAGTTTTAACGATCAGCGTTATGGATTTGTGGCCGAATACAAGTTTAAAGGCCGTACGTTTATTTTGTTAAAACCAACAACCTACATGAACCTGAGTGGCAGGGCTGTAAATTACTGGTTGCAGAAAGAGAAAATCGACACGAAAAATATGTTGGTTTTGGTAGATGATTTGGCCTTGCCATTCGGAACCCTACGGGTGCGTGCGAAAGGAGGTGCCGGAGGACATAACGGACTCGAAAATATCAACCAGGTACTGGGCCGTAACGATTATGCCCGCCTGCGCTTTGGCATTGGAGATGACTTTTACAAAGGCCAGCAGGTAAATTATGTGCTCGGAGAATGGAGTAAAGAGGAACTAAAAGAGTTGCCTTTTAAAATTGACGATTCAATAGAAATTATAAAAAGCTTTGGTACAATCGGTGTCGACCGAACCATGAACTTTCATAACAAAAAATAA
- a CDS encoding RNA-binding S4 domain-containing protein — translation MAQGVRIDKWLWAVRIFKTRSQATEACKKGHVTIGESIVKASREVQIGEIIKVRKSPITKSFKVLGLSGKRMGAKLVADFMEDVTPPEETKILEMQKHMRWSVREKGTGRPTKKDRRDLDDFFEW, via the coding sequence ATGGCACAGGGGGTCCGAATAGATAAGTGGTTGTGGGCAGTGCGCATTTTTAAAACACGCAGTCAGGCTACTGAAGCGTGCAAAAAAGGGCATGTTACAATCGGCGAATCAATTGTAAAAGCCTCACGCGAAGTTCAGATTGGCGAGATTATTAAAGTTCGGAAATCGCCCATTACAAAAAGCTTTAAAGTGCTGGGGCTGTCTGGTAAAAGAATGGGAGCCAAATTGGTTGCCGATTTTATGGAAGACGTAACACCGCCGGAGGAAACCAAAATACTTGAAATGCAAAAACACATGCGTTGGAGTGTTCGGGAAAAAGGCACCGGCCGTCCAACCAAAAAAGATCGGCGCGATTTAGACGACTTTTTTGAGTGGTGA
- a CDS encoding ribose-phosphate pyrophosphokinase: MKNHPLKIFTGRATRYLTEKICDSLDVDLGHSSCPVFADGEFEPCYEETIRGSHVFIVQSTPPTADNLLELLLMVDAAKRASAYKVIAVIPYFGYARQDRKDKPRVSIGAKLVADLLSVAGIDRLITMDLHADQIQGFFNMPVDHLYASTLFVPFIEKMGLDNVVIASPDVGGTKRANTYAKMLNTGIVICHKTRARPNEVGNMTVIGDVENKDVIIVDDMIDTAGTITKAANLMKKEGARSVRAFAAHSVLSGPALERIEKSELEEVYFTDSIKPKTGCDKIKYISTAEAFGEAIRRVYKNQSISSLYYK; this comes from the coding sequence ATGAAAAATCACCCACTTAAAATTTTTACCGGACGAGCAACCCGATACCTAACTGAAAAAATCTGCGATAGCCTGGATGTGGATTTGGGACATTCGTCGTGCCCGGTTTTTGCCGATGGCGAATTTGAGCCCTGCTACGAAGAAACCATTCGTGGTTCACACGTTTTTATCGTTCAGTCAACCCCTCCCACGGCAGATAATCTTTTGGAACTGTTGTTGATGGTTGACGCAGCAAAACGTGCGAGTGCATATAAGGTTATCGCCGTGATCCCTTATTTTGGTTATGCCCGACAAGATCGTAAGGATAAACCAAGGGTTTCAATTGGGGCCAAGCTGGTTGCCGACCTTCTTTCGGTAGCAGGAATCGACAGGCTGATAACCATGGACCTGCATGCCGACCAGATTCAGGGGTTTTTCAATATGCCGGTTGACCATTTATATGCTTCAACACTATTCGTTCCATTTATCGAGAAAATGGGGCTTGACAATGTGGTGATTGCCTCGCCGGACGTGGGTGGAACGAAAAGGGCCAATACCTACGCAAAAATGCTAAATACCGGTATTGTAATTTGTCACAAAACACGAGCACGTCCGAATGAAGTTGGAAATATGACTGTGATTGGTGATGTTGAAAATAAAGATGTAATAATTGTTGACGATATGATTGATACCGCCGGCACAATTACCAAAGCTGCTAACCTCATGAAAAAAGAAGGAGCCCGAAGCGTAAGAGCCTTTGCAGCGCATAGTGTACTTTCAGGGCCGGCATTGGAGCGAATTGAAAAATCGGAGCTGGAAGAAGTATATTTTACCGACTCAATAAAACCCAAAACCGGCTGCGATAAAATAAAATACATTTCAACAGCAGAAGCTTTTGGCGAAGCTATACGTAGAGTATATAAAAATCAGTCAATAAGTTCGTTATATTACAAATAA
- a CDS encoding type I phosphomannose isomerase catalytic subunit: MSNLYPIKFKPIFHEKIWGGNRMKTILNKDFGALPNCGESWELSGVEGNISVVSNGFLAGNDLNDLIEIYMGDLVGDKVYEKFGVEFPLLIKFIDAQDDLSIQVHPNDKLSKERHNAYGKTEMWYVAGAENGALINSGFNQEVDREKYLEFLKGGKLTDLLHYDEAEVGDVFFIPAGRVHAIGKGCLVAEIQQTSDVTYRIFDYNRKDDKGNERELHTELALDAIDFSYASQYKTDYNTIENQAVEIVSCPYFTTNIIEFSKEQDKDYNQLDSFVIYMTLEGEFEIVTEGGTEDVAMGETVLLPASLESVQLKPKSESVKILEVYIK; encoded by the coding sequence ATGAGTAACCTATATCCAATAAAATTTAAGCCCATTTTTCACGAAAAAATCTGGGGTGGAAACCGTATGAAAACAATCCTTAACAAAGATTTTGGAGCATTGCCAAACTGTGGCGAAAGCTGGGAACTTTCGGGGGTTGAAGGAAATATTTCGGTAGTTAGCAACGGCTTTCTTGCCGGCAACGATTTAAACGACCTTATTGAGATTTACATGGGCGATTTAGTTGGCGATAAGGTGTACGAAAAATTTGGTGTTGAATTTCCATTGCTTATTAAATTTATTGATGCCCAGGACGACTTGTCGATACAAGTGCACCCCAATGATAAACTTTCGAAAGAGCGGCACAATGCCTATGGAAAAACAGAGATGTGGTATGTTGCAGGTGCCGAAAATGGTGCATTAATAAACTCCGGGTTTAACCAGGAAGTTGATCGGGAGAAATACCTTGAATTTTTAAAAGGCGGTAAATTAACCGATTTGTTGCATTACGATGAAGCAGAAGTTGGCGATGTATTTTTTATACCTGCCGGCCGCGTGCATGCCATTGGTAAAGGTTGTTTGGTAGCCGAAATTCAGCAAACATCAGATGTAACCTATCGTATTTTCGATTATAACCGAAAAGATGATAAGGGAAATGAACGTGAATTACACACCGAACTGGCGTTAGACGCTATCGATTTTTCGTATGCAAGCCAGTATAAAACCGATTACAATACCATTGAAAACCAAGCAGTGGAAATTGTAAGCTGCCCCTATTTTACTACTAACATTATCGAGTTTAGTAAGGAACAGGATAAAGATTACAATCAACTTGATTCGTTTGTAATTTATATGACTTTGGAAGGTGAATTTGAAATTGTAACCGAAGGCGGCACCGAAGATGTAGCGATGGGAGAAACTGTTTTATTACCTGCCAGCCTGGAGTCGGTTCAGTTAAAACCAAAATCCGAATCGGTTAAAATTCTTGAGGTTTACATCAAGTAA
- a CDS encoding Dabb family protein → MINHVVLFKLKDYPSTEKTEIIAELKSMLLRLKDTIKELKHIEVGENYELDSKSFDLALLSHFDSVEDLDAYRVHPEHLKVVKRIGETTDARAAVDFQF, encoded by the coding sequence ATGATTAATCACGTCGTTCTTTTTAAATTGAAGGATTACCCCAGTACTGAAAAAACGGAAATAATTGCCGAGTTAAAATCAATGTTATTGCGATTAAAAGATACCATTAAAGAACTTAAGCACATTGAGGTGGGTGAGAATTATGAGCTGGATTCCAAAAGTTTCGATCTGGCATTGTTGTCGCATTTTGATAGTGTAGAAGATTTGGATGCATACCGCGTGCACCCTGAGCATTTAAAAGTAGTAAAGCGTATTGGCGAAACTACTGATGCACGTGCAGCCGTCGATTTTCAGTTTTAA